In a genomic window of Streptomyces noursei ATCC 11455:
- a CDS encoding alpha/beta hydrolase, whose product MTSATSALSFAQRLRRAVGILPGRIPPAVLRRLVRVPVNADGEQMAPEIALLMSAAAKADDYSALAPRHAREVTDAEAVLFGDRIPPLPVEEDLEVPGGLRATRHSAGGSPSGLILFFHGGGFVLGSRAGYAPVARLLARRTGADVLSVDYRLAPEHPFPAAHEDAMAAWEFAVDQAPRWGVDSRRIVVAGDSAGGNLAAVLCQQLRGRAMRPSLQVLIYPAVDLSVKRPSYKEFADSPALTAKQIRWFTDHYLPPGTDVTDPRVSPLLGDLAGLPPAVVSVAGFDPLRDEGLEYTTRLLGNGVPTQVLREGGLVHGFIGFTALSRTSRAATERIAAAIARSLPSPGSARSRASGTRTPRGVPAGRRGR is encoded by the coding sequence ATGACCTCCGCCACGTCGGCGCTCTCCTTCGCGCAGCGCTTGCGGCGCGCCGTGGGCATCCTTCCCGGCCGCATCCCGCCCGCCGTCCTCCGGCGACTCGTACGGGTCCCGGTCAACGCTGACGGCGAGCAGATGGCGCCCGAGATCGCCCTGCTGATGAGCGCCGCGGCCAAGGCCGACGACTACAGCGCTCTCGCGCCGCGTCACGCCCGCGAGGTGACCGATGCGGAAGCCGTTCTGTTCGGCGACCGGATCCCGCCTCTCCCCGTAGAGGAGGACCTGGAGGTCCCGGGAGGGCTGCGCGCCACCCGCCATTCCGCGGGAGGCTCGCCCAGCGGTCTCATCCTGTTCTTCCACGGCGGTGGCTTCGTGCTCGGCAGTCGGGCCGGCTACGCACCCGTTGCGAGGCTGCTGGCCCGTCGGACCGGCGCCGACGTCCTCTCCGTCGACTACCGCCTCGCACCGGAGCACCCGTTCCCGGCCGCGCACGAGGACGCGATGGCAGCGTGGGAATTCGCGGTCGACCAGGCACCGCGATGGGGCGTCGATTCCCGCCGTATCGTCGTCGCCGGTGACAGCGCGGGGGGCAATCTCGCCGCGGTCCTCTGTCAGCAGCTGCGCGGCCGCGCGATGCGGCCATCACTGCAGGTCCTGATCTATCCGGCCGTGGACCTGTCGGTGAAGCGGCCGTCGTACAAGGAGTTCGCCGACTCCCCTGCCCTGACCGCCAAGCAGATCCGCTGGTTCACCGACCACTACCTTCCACCCGGCACCGACGTCACGGACCCCAGGGTCTCCCCGCTCCTCGGTGACCTCGCCGGTCTGCCTCCCGCCGTGGTGTCCGTCGCCGGCTTCGATCCGTTGCGCGACGAGGGCCTCGAATACACCACCAGGCTTCTCGGAAACGGGGTGCCGACCCAGGTGCTGCGAGAAGGCGGCCTCGTGCACGGCTTCATCGGGTTCACCGCACTCAGCCGGACGAGCAGGGCGGCAACCGAGCGGATCGCGGCGGCCATCGCCCGCTCCCTCCCCTCGCCAGGTTCAGCCCGGTCCCGCGCATCTGGGACGAGAACTCCACGCGGTGTCCCTGCTGGTCGACGAGGGCGATGA
- a CDS encoding DUF4267 domain-containing protein: MPSWPPGDGGGFLAIKGIRDVVLALVLGILLVTGHSRALGWVLLVEALAAYGDMTTVLAHHGSVATALGVHCLTATLMVVNGLLMMRETRKVVAAPATPAPQAA, from the coding sequence CTGCCGAGCTGGCCGCCCGGCGACGGCGGCGGCTTCCTGGCCATCAAGGGAATCCGCGACGTCGTCCTGGCACTGGTCCTGGGCATCCTGCTGGTGACGGGCCACAGCCGGGCGCTGGGCTGGGTGCTGCTGGTGGAGGCCCTCGCCGCCTACGGCGACATGACCACGGTGCTGGCCCACCACGGTTCCGTGGCCACCGCGCTCGGCGTCCACTGCCTGACCGCGACGCTGATGGTGGTCAACGGCCTGCTGATGATGCGCGAGACCCGCAAGGTCGTGGCCGCTCCGGCGACGCCCGCCCCGCAAGCTGCCTGA
- a CDS encoding antibiotic biosynthesis monooxygenase family protein produces MAKLQSLDPVTPMFAQFKEKTGPIVLANTFVVPKERTESFLALFRRQAEFMRAQPGFVSLQMHKGTADSQLLMNVAVWESTEALATAFGSPEFQRMVAESPDDIVSYPHIFEQIDV; encoded by the coding sequence ATGGCCAAGCTGCAGAGTCTCGACCCGGTCACGCCGATGTTCGCGCAGTTCAAGGAGAAGACCGGGCCCATCGTCCTGGCCAACACCTTCGTCGTTCCGAAGGAGAGGACTGAATCGTTCCTGGCCCTCTTTCGCAGGCAGGCCGAGTTCATGAGGGCTCAGCCGGGATTCGTCTCCCTGCAGATGCACAAGGGAACGGCGGACAGTCAGCTTCTGATGAACGTCGCGGTCTGGGAGTCGACCGAGGCACTCGCCACGGCGTTCGGCAGCCCGGAGTTCCAGCGCATGGTGGCCGAGTCCCCCGACGACATCGTGTCGTACCCGCACATCTTCGAGCAGATCGACGTATGA